In Populus alba chromosome 1, ASM523922v2, whole genome shotgun sequence, a single window of DNA contains:
- the LOC118040897 gene encoding uncharacterized protein, producing MEMESLLNGNNSVDLVRIGVCYMLQSVMAETALIALTSRLLFLVKTLPLLDANMLAYLTGTDNRFPLGRLNRLEKAAAENMDGGDAEDTESEDDDDDEDDEDDEEDDGEDDSGDEDDSDDEPSGDGESDDDDSDEYDDEDDDDGDEEDEEDEESDEEDDKEMQAQPPSERKK from the exons ATGGAGATGGAAAGCCTTTTAAATGGCAACAATAGTGTTGATTTGGTCAGGATTGGCGTGTGCTACATGTTGCAATCTGTGATGGCTGAGACGGCTCTCATTGCTCTAACCTCTCGGCTTTTGTTTCTCGTTAAG ACattacctttgttggatgctaatATGCTCGCATATTTGACAGGAACTGATAACAG GTTCCCATTGGGCAGATTGAATAGATTGGAAAAAGCTGCTGCTGAAAATATGGATGGTGGTGATGCTGAGGATACTGAAAGTGaagatgacgacgacgacgaggATGATGAAGACGATGAGGAGGATGATGGAGAAGATGATAGTGGAGATGAAGATGATTCTGATGATGAGCCTTCTGGTGATGGAGAAAGTGATGACGACGATAGCGATGAATATGATGATGAAGACGATGATGATGGggatgaagaagatgaggagGATGAAGAgagtgatgaagaggatgacAAAGAAATGCAAGCCCAACCACCTTCCGAAAGGAAGAAGTGA